One genomic segment of Ascaphus truei isolate aAscTru1 chromosome 23, aAscTru1.hap1, whole genome shotgun sequence includes these proteins:
- the LOC142473061 gene encoding keratin, type I cytoskeletal 19-like, translated as MSSYSVRQTTSSSGSSLGQSFGGYGRDSGRLSVSGHRAPSIHGGSGGKNISLSSSRMVSCGVGGGLGGSYGSSYGGGYGSGYGFGGGHSGGHGGGDGLLGGGEKETMQNLNDRLASYLDKVRSLEKANAQLEIQIREWYQKQGPGPAADYSHYYKLIEELRNKILHSTMDNASTLLQIDNAKLAADDFRAKYETELSLRMNVEGDINGLRRVLDELTLTRSDLEIQIESLKEELTYLKKNHEEEMNALRGQVGGQVNVEMNAAPNVDLSKILSDMRDQYEVLADKNRKEVEAWYLTKTEQLNMEVSSQGEQIQSSKSEITNLRRTFQSLEIELQTQLSMKSALEGTLAETEGRYCVQLSQIQEMIGGVEAQLADMRSDMERQSYEYKILLDVKTRLEQEIATYRRLLEGEDHSYKDTPQTSRNVRTIIEESVDGKVVSSREKVHQSSY; from the exons ATGTCCTCATACAGCGTCAGGCAGACCACTTCCTCTTCAGGATCCTCATTGGGCCAGAGCTTTGGTGGCTATGGACGTGACTCTGGTAGGCTCTCTGTGTCTGGACACAGGGCACCAAGCATCCATGGGGGTAGTGGTGGTAAAAatatctccctctcctccagTAGGATGGTTTCCTGTGGGGTTGGTGGTGGTCTAGGTGGGAGTTACGGATCTAGCTATGGTGGGGGTTACGGCTCTGGCTATGGCTTTGGAGGAGGGCATAGTGGAGGGCACGGTGGAGGGGATGGCCTTCTGGGAGGAGGTGAGAAGGAGACCATGCAGAATCTGAATGACCGCCTGGCCTCATACCTGGACAAGGTGCGCTCCCTGGAGAAGGCGAATGCCCAGCTGGAGATTCAGATCCGAGAATGGTACCAGAAGCAGGGACCCGGCCCGGCTGCTGACTACAGCCACTACTACAAGCTGATTGAGGAACTCCGCAACAAG ATCCTCCATTCTACCATGGACAATGCAAGCACCCTTCTGCAGATTGATAACGCCAAGCTGGCAGCAGATGACTTCAGAGCCAA GTATGAGACAGAGCTGTCCCTCCGTATGAATGTGGAGGGTGACATCAATGGCCTGCGCAGAGTCCTGGATGAGCTGACTCTAACCAGGTCTGACCTGGAGATCCAGATTGAAAGCCTAAAGGAGGAGCTGACTTATCTGAAGAAGAACCATGAAGAG GAAATGAATGCTCTACGTGGACAAGTTGGTGGCCAGGTGAACGTGGAGATGAACGCTGCTCCCAATGTGGACCTAAGCAAGATTCTGTCTGACATGAGAGACCAATACGAAGTCCTGGCTGATAAGAATCGCAAGGAAGTTGAAGCCTGGTACCTTACAAAG ACAGAGCAACTGAACATGGAAGTCTCAAGCCAGGGTGAACAGATCCAGTCCAGCAAGAGTGAGATCACCAACCTCAGACGCACGTTCCAGAGCTTGGAGATTGAACTGCAGACTCAACTGAGCATG AAATCAGCACTGGAGGGCACCTTGGCAGAGACAGAAGGCCGGTACTGCGTCCAGCTCTCGCAGATACAGGAGATGATAGGCGGTGTAGAGGCTCAGCTTGCCGATATGCGATCAGACATGGAACGCCAAAGCTATGAGTATAAGATCCTTCTGGACGTGAAGACCCGCCTGGAGCAGGAAATTGCCACCTACAGACGCCTGCTGGAGGGTGAAGACCA